A single genomic interval of Salinarchaeum sp. IM2453 harbors:
- the hypB gene encoding hydrogenase nickel incorporation protein HypB, which yields MTRAHRVGNHDSHEHDHSIETDDILSQYQKEAERLHERIAHEHDILSIEFLGATGSGKTTLIEQVIDHIGTDASIGVIVGDVAGDDDAQRFKQHDVAVSDVSTGKECHLDPGLVENALSDFDLSEIDVLFIENVGNMVCPADFPLGAQARVLVVSTTEGDDVVRKHPVLFQSCDIGVINKVDIAAAVGVSVDQMHADIKDINPDMPVFKTNAQHPETMQSLLTQIDELRTHDHAHH from the coding sequence GTGACCCGTGCTCACCGAGTTGGGAATCACGATTCCCACGAACACGATCATTCCATAGAAACAGATGACATACTGTCGCAGTATCAAAAAGAGGCAGAACGGCTACACGAACGGATTGCACATGAGCATGATATTTTAAGTATTGAATTCCTCGGAGCGACAGGAAGTGGAAAAACGACACTTATCGAGCAAGTCATCGATCACATTGGAACTGACGCCTCTATCGGCGTCATTGTTGGTGATGTTGCTGGGGATGACGATGCACAGCGATTCAAACAGCACGATGTCGCTGTAAGTGATGTTAGTACTGGGAAAGAGTGCCATCTTGATCCAGGGCTGGTTGAGAACGCACTCTCTGACTTTGATTTGTCTGAAATTGATGTGCTATTTATTGAGAATGTCGGGAATATGGTATGTCCAGCAGACTTTCCACTTGGAGCACAGGCACGGGTTCTTGTAGTCAGTACAACTGAAGGCGACGATGTTGTTCGAAAGCATCCTGTCTTGTTTCAGTCCTGTGATATTGGTGTTATAAATAAAGTTGATATCGCTGCTGCTGTCGGTGTAAGCGTTGATCAAATGCATGCGGACATCAAAGATATTAACCCAGATATGCCAGTTTTCAAAACAAACGCTCAGCACCCCGAGACAATGCAGTCGTTGCTTACTCAAATCGACGAGCTTCGGACACACGACCACGCACATCATTGA
- the hypF gene encoding carbamoyltransferase HypF, whose protein sequence is MTEEIRRRVTVNGTVQGVGFRPFVYRTAVQYEVSGYVRNAGGVVEIELEGSPSAVDHVIETIQTEYPPLASVDSIQTEQCYPTGSDKFTIRNSDQQFSLNQVPIPPDTAICEDCLADIQNKESPYYNYWATSCVNCGPRFTVIEKMPYDRERTSMKPFPLCDSCHQRYTEPSNRRYHAQTIACPECGPSLHYYEHNTASEYTFATSEDKRDRFPGTPDPKSSGTKAIRDVAQSIRSGSLLAIKGVGGFHLVCDARCSKTVADLREITNRPTKPFAVMVPDTAAARDIAVVSTPERETLQSFQQPIVLLDKDNDSTSTAQNIAPGLHTIGVMLPYSGLHHLLFEHLDFPIVFTSANISGQPTITENSTVVSDLGDDIDGILLHNRSIGARCDDSVIRMHGDRSIQIRRSRGFAPQGLATPASGSVFAAGADRNTVPAILDGSACYLTQHIGSANNLSSRQAYNTAVQHLQSLLDVEQVDAVAYDLHPDFNTTRYAKQQYDEHDYVHVPVQHHHAHAAGVLAEHDKDRAIIIAVDGMGYGPDETIWGGEILETSLTAFDRVGGCYPVPMPGGDRATEVPGRMLIGILSEHPAYDKARIKSVIDQSPVSFPTDDELSVAYRQLVANVNTPITSSAGRVLDAVSALLGCCHQRQYQAEPAMRLEAVAQTGAVHAIDQSTRQYNGRTVIDTPALIDELLSLLSEGVSIADIAATAQYHLAEMFATLAVKAAEERNCSAVGVAGGVAYNEQITNVIERVVSTENFDFIINEDIPPGDGGIAYGQATVAAAKQQNSK, encoded by the coding sequence ATGACTGAAGAGATTCGCAGGCGGGTCACGGTTAACGGTACGGTGCAAGGAGTTGGATTTCGCCCGTTTGTCTACAGGACAGCAGTACAATACGAAGTCAGCGGATACGTACGTAATGCTGGAGGCGTGGTTGAAATCGAATTAGAAGGGTCACCATCGGCAGTTGATCATGTAATAGAAACAATTCAAACAGAATATCCGCCGCTTGCGTCAGTTGATAGTATTCAGACTGAGCAGTGCTATCCAACCGGATCAGACAAGTTTACAATACGTAACTCGGATCAACAGTTCTCTCTGAACCAAGTTCCTATTCCACCGGATACCGCAATATGCGAAGACTGTCTTGCAGATATTCAAAACAAAGAGTCACCATATTACAACTACTGGGCTACATCGTGTGTCAACTGTGGTCCTCGATTTACTGTTATCGAGAAAATGCCGTATGATCGTGAACGAACCTCGATGAAACCATTTCCTCTGTGTGATTCCTGTCATCAACGATATACAGAACCATCTAACCGCCGATATCATGCACAAACAATTGCATGCCCAGAATGCGGACCAAGTCTGCATTACTACGAACACAATACTGCATCCGAGTATACATTCGCTACTTCAGAAGACAAACGTGACCGATTCCCCGGTACGCCAGACCCAAAAAGCAGTGGAACGAAAGCAATACGCGACGTTGCCCAATCGATCCGGTCCGGTAGTCTACTGGCGATCAAAGGTGTAGGCGGATTTCACCTTGTCTGTGATGCACGCTGCAGTAAGACAGTAGCCGATCTTCGCGAGATCACCAATCGGCCAACAAAGCCATTTGCAGTTATGGTGCCTGACACTGCGGCAGCACGTGACATCGCTGTAGTTTCAACACCTGAACGCGAAACACTACAGTCGTTTCAACAGCCGATTGTCCTGCTGGACAAAGATAACGATAGCACTAGCACAGCTCAGAATATCGCTCCAGGCTTGCATACAATCGGGGTTATGCTACCGTATTCTGGACTTCACCACCTACTATTCGAACATCTTGATTTTCCGATTGTCTTTACCTCTGCAAATATCTCTGGACAGCCAACAATAACCGAAAACAGTACCGTGGTCTCAGATCTTGGCGATGACATTGATGGGATTCTGTTACACAACCGTTCTATTGGTGCTCGATGTGATGACTCTGTGATCCGTATGCACGGTGACCGATCAATACAGATACGACGATCTAGGGGGTTTGCACCACAAGGTTTAGCTACTCCAGCTAGTGGAAGTGTGTTTGCAGCAGGGGCAGATCGAAATACTGTTCCAGCTATTCTCGATGGGTCAGCATGTTATCTTACACAGCACATTGGAAGCGCTAACAATCTCTCGTCACGGCAGGCATACAATACAGCCGTTCAGCATCTACAATCGCTTCTTGACGTAGAGCAGGTGGATGCTGTCGCATATGATCTTCATCCTGACTTTAACACAACTCGTTATGCGAAACAACAGTATGACGAACATGACTATGTACATGTCCCTGTACAACATCACCATGCACATGCAGCGGGAGTTCTAGCAGAACATGACAAAGACCGAGCTATCATAATTGCGGTTGACGGAATGGGATACGGACCAGACGAGACGATTTGGGGAGGGGAAATCTTGGAGACATCACTTACAGCGTTTGATCGCGTTGGTGGCTGCTATCCGGTCCCGATGCCTGGCGGTGACCGAGCAACAGAGGTTCCGGGTCGGATGCTTATCGGTATTCTATCCGAACATCCAGCGTATGACAAAGCACGAATCAAATCTGTAATCGATCAATCTCCAGTTTCTTTTCCTACTGATGATGAACTATCTGTTGCATACCGACAGCTTGTCGCTAATGTTAATACACCAATCACAAGCAGTGCTGGACGAGTTCTAGACGCAGTGAGTGCATTGCTTGGATGTTGTCACCAACGCCAATACCAAGCAGAACCGGCGATGCGATTAGAGGCGGTTGCACAGACCGGAGCCGTACACGCAATAGATCAATCAACACGACAATACAATGGTCGAACAGTGATTGATACACCAGCACTGATCGATGAACTACTTAGCTTACTCTCAGAAGGTGTTTCAATCGCAGATATTGCAGCAACGGCCCAGTATCATCTGGCAGAAATGTTTGCAACACTGGCTGTTAAGGCGGCAGAAGAACGTAATTGTTCAGCCGTTGGAGTAGCTGGAGGAGTAGCATACAACGAGCAGATCACGAATGTAATTGAACGGGTTGTCAGTACGGAAAACTTCGATTTCATCATCAACGAAGATATTCCACCTGGAGACGGAGGAATAGCATACGGGCAGGCAACAGTTGCTGCAGCGAAACAGCAGAACAGTAAGTAG
- a CDS encoding CDP-alcohol phosphatidyltransferase family protein: MDVTIRQGWFRAGSPFGQATLLSAVITALAVSVLFGPNGQSVLFLLGVGITFGGYLLVLWLVLQRAAVQVDNPVLTLASRITAIRATGAVLLGGFIVAGTGAETANWLPAVLFAAVAALDGIDGYVARRMDETSTFGGEFDTQVDAFAILIGTIVAVRLGAAPAVFVAIGLYQYVFFLGKKLRQHKGYAVHDLPPRKRRTYVGATSMIAVFVVLLPGVPSGVTWFLAVIAMIPITYSFAVDWLYAIGWMSHT, from the coding sequence GTGGACGTCACCATTCGTCAGGGTTGGTTCAGGGCTGGATCTCCGTTTGGACAAGCAACACTTCTCAGTGCAGTTATCACAGCTCTCGCTGTCAGCGTCTTGTTCGGTCCTAATGGTCAGAGTGTATTATTCTTACTAGGAGTCGGCATTACATTTGGGGGCTATCTACTCGTGCTTTGGCTGGTTTTGCAGCGTGCCGCTGTACAGGTCGATAATCCTGTTCTTACGTTAGCAAGTCGGATTACTGCTATCCGCGCAACCGGCGCTGTACTTCTTGGTGGGTTCATCGTTGCTGGTACCGGAGCGGAAACAGCCAACTGGCTTCCCGCTGTGCTGTTTGCTGCAGTAGCAGCACTTGATGGAATAGACGGATATGTCGCAAGACGGATGGATGAAACTTCAACATTCGGTGGTGAGTTTGACACTCAGGTCGATGCATTTGCTATTTTGATTGGTACCATCGTTGCTGTTCGACTCGGGGCTGCACCGGCAGTGTTCGTTGCGATCGGATTATACCAATACGTATTCTTCTTGGGGAAGAAACTTCGCCAACATAAAGGATATGCTGTCCATGACTTGCCACCCAGAAAACGTCGGACATATGTCGGAGCAACCAGTATGATTGCAGTATTTGTTGTATTGCTACCTGGGGTCCCATCAGGCGTTACTTGGTTCCTCGCCGTCATTGCAATGATCCCAATTACATACAGTTTTGCGGTCGACTGGCTATATGCTATTGGCTGGATGAGTCATACATAA
- a CDS encoding oligosaccharide flippase family protein: protein MDKEDEKDTTISSLRSITRGASLYTVGKVVSDAGEFLLHLLVSRILGAGPYGLFAYGKTLAFMGLLLTNLGADKSILRYIPKHDDEPETQRFYLALAWLTSFVGAAVVSGIIIITAPYIASVTLDEPEFARLLQLFAVVLFVDTLANLLYATFRAVEVIEYEVATKRLLLPVLRVLLVGSALLVGASVFGVVVALVLASILTLVVAVVLLVTRLDIHPQIRSSAADKQRVKQYYNYSLPLTAKEAGTAMQGRIDVLIVGLFFSSAAVGIYNVSVLIAGILYIPLLAFNQLFPPVASRLYSNNDRKELATIYSAITRWIFTISLPIALIITVYRTELLSLFGPEFTAGTAILAVFVFAQLCNCLTGPSGYLLMMTDHQYVVMINEWVFGIANIILNILFLYVFGLIGAALASAAVLAVRNITKVSEVYYFEQLQPYSRSFIRPILAGIPAAVVMMLLQAFLPTVWSLIIGIPLGVGLFVLGLYTAGISSVDRQLYRQLRNSG, encoded by the coding sequence ATGGATAAGGAGGATGAGAAGGACACGACGATTTCGTCGCTACGGTCAATCACTCGCGGGGCATCTCTGTATACCGTTGGAAAGGTCGTGTCGGACGCTGGTGAGTTCCTGTTACACTTACTTGTATCACGTATCCTCGGTGCAGGACCGTACGGACTGTTTGCATATGGAAAAACACTCGCTTTTATGGGGTTGCTGCTCACTAATCTGGGGGCAGATAAGTCTATTCTTCGGTATATTCCAAAACACGATGATGAACCAGAGACACAACGATTCTATCTCGCTTTAGCGTGGCTGACATCATTCGTTGGGGCCGCTGTGGTGTCTGGCATCATTATTATTACGGCACCGTATATTGCTTCAGTTACACTTGATGAGCCAGAATTTGCAAGATTACTGCAATTGTTTGCAGTTGTTCTCTTCGTCGATACCTTGGCGAATTTACTGTACGCAACGTTTCGGGCAGTCGAAGTCATCGAGTATGAGGTAGCAACAAAACGACTGTTGTTGCCAGTACTGCGGGTGCTGTTGGTCGGTAGTGCACTGCTGGTAGGTGCATCTGTATTTGGGGTGGTCGTTGCACTTGTCCTCGCTAGTATTCTTACACTGGTTGTTGCTGTTGTGCTTCTCGTGACGCGACTTGATATTCATCCACAGATACGATCTTCTGCAGCAGACAAGCAGCGGGTAAAACAGTATTATAATTATTCCCTGCCGCTGACTGCAAAGGAGGCAGGTACAGCCATGCAGGGGCGTATTGATGTGCTAATTGTAGGGTTATTCTTTTCGTCTGCTGCTGTTGGGATATATAATGTCTCTGTGCTTATTGCTGGCATTTTGTATATCCCACTACTGGCGTTTAACCAATTATTTCCACCAGTTGCGTCGCGATTATATTCGAATAACGATCGTAAGGAACTGGCAACAATATACAGTGCAATTACTCGATGGATATTCACAATTAGTCTCCCGATAGCGTTGATCATAACTGTCTATCGGACGGAACTACTCAGCCTGTTTGGCCCCGAGTTTACTGCGGGGACAGCGATTCTTGCCGTGTTTGTATTTGCGCAACTCTGTAACTGTCTTACTGGACCGAGTGGATACCTGCTGATGATGACTGATCACCAGTATGTTGTGATGATCAATGAGTGGGTGTTCGGGATTGCTAACATTATCCTTAACATACTATTTCTCTATGTATTCGGATTGATCGGGGCGGCACTTGCCTCCGCGGCTGTTCTTGCAGTTCGAAATATAACAAAGGTCAGTGAGGTATATTATTTCGAGCAACTACAGCCATACTCCAGAAGTTTTATCCGACCAATATTAGCTGGAATTCCTGCAGCGGTTGTAATGATGTTATTGCAGGCGTTTTTACCAACTGTATGGAGCCTCATTATCGGAATACCTCTCGGGGTTGGATTGTTTGTTCTGGGGTTATACACAGCTGGGATCAGTTCTGTTGACCGACAGTTATACCGGCAACTCCGCAATAGTGGATAA
- a CDS encoding phosphatase PAP2 family protein, protein MVRGIGEVTWLQQIIPDALAFPVAALTQLGSLWFVTLVLYVVYKRYNRSEALVTWGILMAGTACWRAIKTAYPIPRPEQPFATAADFPIILSRLYEFFVIDTGAGFPSGHAVTTAIVYLSLARILPVSTSVKRYSAAISVIALVGMTRIILGVHHAVDVVAGALLGQMVLSIAGGVIGSQPSRRVKRALVIAIALTAFNLFVVLFVGPFNVEDLILFTVTLTVAGWWQAKQADWMISIPYTQRQMSRPSIRVVLSLVILTQAIIAVFATGVTILLPSI, encoded by the coding sequence ATGGTCCGTGGGATAGGCGAAGTGACTTGGCTACAGCAGATTATACCTGATGCACTAGCGTTTCCTGTGGCCGCCCTTACCCAGCTGGGATCATTGTGGTTTGTGACGCTCGTTCTGTATGTCGTGTACAAGCGGTATAACCGCAGTGAGGCATTGGTCACATGGGGGATTTTGATGGCTGGAACTGCTTGCTGGCGGGCTATCAAAACCGCTTATCCGATCCCTCGACCAGAACAACCGTTTGCCACTGCTGCGGATTTCCCTATCATTCTTTCGCGTTTGTATGAGTTCTTTGTAATTGACACAGGAGCTGGATTCCCGAGTGGACACGCAGTAACGACAGCAATCGTGTATCTTTCGCTGGCTCGTATCCTCCCCGTTAGTACGTCTGTAAAGCGATACAGTGCCGCAATCAGTGTCATTGCACTGGTTGGAATGACTCGCATCATACTTGGAGTACATCATGCAGTCGATGTTGTCGCTGGAGCCTTGCTAGGACAGATGGTTCTGTCTATCGCAGGGGGCGTGATTGGCAGTCAGCCTTCGCGGCGAGTAAAACGAGCATTGGTCATCGCCATTGCTTTAACAGCATTTAATCTGTTTGTCGTACTCTTTGTGGGTCCGTTTAACGTAGAAGATTTGATCCTATTTACCGTCACACTTACTGTAGCCGGGTGGTGGCAGGCAAAGCAGGCTGACTGGATGATCAGTATCCCATATACACAGCGACAAATGTCTCGGCCTTCGATCAGAGTAGTTCTATCGCTCGTTATCCTTACACAAGCAATTATCGCTGTCTTTGCCACTGGGGTGACTATACTTTTACCGTCAATTTAG
- a CDS encoding HypC/HybG/HupF family hydrogenase formation chaperone has product MCLGVPGEIQEINDHQATVDFWGVEREVRLDVVDADVQEGDYILNHAGFAIRKIPKQEVEKTMAIYETLFEDDQETALEEIGVSAEAELDLEDSKRHVPSE; this is encoded by the coding sequence ATGTGTCTTGGTGTTCCCGGTGAAATTCAAGAAATTAACGACCACCAAGCGACGGTTGATTTCTGGGGTGTTGAGCGTGAAGTTCGGCTGGATGTTGTTGATGCCGATGTACAAGAAGGTGACTACATCCTTAATCACGCTGGCTTTGCGATTCGGAAAATCCCAAAACAGGAGGTCGAAAAGACGATGGCAATTTACGAGACGCTATTTGAGGACGACCAAGAGACGGCACTTGAGGAGATTGGTGTATCGGCAGAAGCAGAACTTGATCTTGAGGATAGCAAGCGGCATGTTCCATCAGAATAA
- the hypE gene encoding hydrogenase expression/formation protein HypE — MTDEDTITIAHGAGSKKMRSYLEDYVVSRFNGRQTSSTTVGLQAMDDGAVHEIGTKSVVITTDSHVISPLFFPGGDIGQLAIAGTVNDLAVMGATTPLSITCSLIIEEGTAVETIDAVLDSMKQTCDEVGCTVTTGDTKVMGSGEIDTLAINTTAIGDIDKGGHISDASQSPGDKIIVSGTVGDHGIALLAEREGIDISGNLTSDIAPVNEVVDAALQAGKITAMTDPTRGGLGTALNEMAQKADVGASIDKEAIPVDDAVASAGELLGIDPLYVANEGKVVFCVDEPDADRVLSAIRDTEAGRNAAIIGEITDQRQGSVILDTGFGKRYMTEPQGQQLPRIC; from the coding sequence ATGACCGACGAAGATACTATCACTATCGCCCATGGAGCTGGCAGCAAGAAGATGCGATCATATCTTGAGGACTACGTTGTCTCTCGATTTAATGGACGACAGACATCTAGTACAACCGTTGGCTTACAGGCAATGGATGATGGAGCTGTTCATGAAATCGGCACCAAATCTGTCGTGATAACTACAGACAGTCACGTTATTTCCCCGCTCTTTTTCCCTGGTGGTGATATTGGACAGCTCGCTATTGCTGGAACTGTCAATGATCTGGCAGTGATGGGAGCAACTACTCCACTCTCAATTACTTGTTCGTTGATTATTGAAGAGGGGACAGCGGTCGAAACAATCGATGCTGTACTCGATTCAATGAAACAAACCTGCGATGAGGTGGGATGTACAGTCACAACCGGGGACACGAAAGTAATGGGCAGCGGTGAAATAGACACGCTCGCGATTAATACGACAGCAATCGGCGATATTGACAAAGGAGGTCACATATCTGATGCCAGTCAGTCACCTGGGGATAAGATAATTGTCTCTGGTACAGTTGGTGATCATGGTATTGCACTTTTGGCTGAACGTGAGGGTATTGATATCTCAGGTAACTTAACTAGCGATATCGCGCCGGTTAACGAGGTTGTTGACGCTGCACTACAGGCCGGTAAAATAACAGCAATGACGGATCCAACACGAGGTGGCCTCGGAACAGCACTCAATGAAATGGCTCAGAAAGCTGACGTCGGTGCTTCCATAGACAAGGAGGCAATCCCGGTTGACGATGCCGTCGCATCTGCGGGTGAGTTATTAGGAATTGACCCGCTGTATGTCGCTAATGAGGGCAAAGTTGTCTTCTGTGTTGACGAGCCAGATGCCGATCGTGTTTTATCCGCAATACGAGATACTGAGGCTGGGCGCAATGCCGCTATTATTGGAGAGATAACTGATCAAAGACAGGGTAGTGTTATCCTTGATACTGGATTCGGAAAGCGGTACATGACCGAACCTCAGGGACAACAACTGCCACGCATTTGCTGA
- a CDS encoding glycerophosphodiester phosphodiesterase family protein — protein MDQHGDIDWIQSQPIAHRGLHSTSVPENSIAACQRAITEGHAIELDVRLSADNTPVVFHDETLSRLTETTGTVANHTWDELQDLRLAGTDERIPRLQDVLELIDGAEPLCIEIKNDDRPGELEAAVIGVLDNYDGPFAVQSFNPLSLGYIRAHRPRWPRGQLSGSFSQVDGLAYYEKFTLERLAANIHSRPQFIGYRCTDLPYWPVTAHQKLGLPILAWTVQTPAELQHARNHADNVIFEEIRL, from the coding sequence GTGGATCAACACGGCGACATTGACTGGATTCAGAGTCAACCAATTGCACACCGAGGATTGCACTCAACATCTGTTCCTGAAAACTCAATTGCGGCGTGCCAACGTGCAATCACCGAAGGCCATGCCATTGAGTTAGATGTTCGACTATCCGCAGATAATACTCCAGTTGTATTCCATGACGAAACGCTATCACGCTTAACCGAAACAACGGGAACGGTTGCTAATCATACGTGGGATGAACTTCAAGATCTTCGGCTTGCTGGCACAGACGAACGAATTCCGCGCCTGCAAGATGTGTTAGAGCTCATTGATGGAGCAGAGCCACTGTGTATTGAGATCAAAAACGATGATCGTCCCGGGGAGCTTGAGGCAGCGGTCATCGGTGTCTTGGATAATTATGACGGACCATTTGCAGTTCAGTCATTCAATCCACTATCACTGGGATACATTCGTGCACATAGGCCCAGATGGCCCCGTGGACAGTTATCTGGATCGTTTAGTCAAGTTGATGGGCTCGCATATTATGAGAAGTTTACACTAGAACGGTTGGCAGCAAACATACATAGCCGACCACAGTTTATTGGATACCGTTGTACTGACCTCCCTTACTGGCCTGTCACCGCACATCAGAAGCTAGGACTGCCTATACTCGCTTGGACAGTGCAAACACCTGCTGAATTGCAGCATGCAAGAAACCATGCAGATAATGTGATTTTTGAGGAAATTCGTCTGTGA
- a CDS encoding hydrogenase maturation nickel metallochaperone HypA — protein MHEMTIAQDLIDEVSSVVDESEYRRVQSVTISVGERTHINPTQLEFCIETIAVSTLLEDASIAVERIETLGKCSCGWSGTPPSIDDSVMTIPTDRCPECNSQITFTQGDGCYLSNIRLQETSSSTSKPT, from the coding sequence ATGCATGAAATGACAATCGCGCAGGACCTGATTGATGAAGTTTCCTCAGTCGTTGATGAGTCTGAATATCGCAGGGTTCAGTCAGTCACTATCAGTGTTGGAGAACGGACTCATATTAATCCAACACAATTGGAATTCTGCATTGAGACAATTGCCGTCAGTACGCTTCTCGAGGACGCATCCATTGCCGTTGAGCGTATCGAGACTCTCGGAAAATGCAGCTGTGGTTGGTCAGGCACTCCCCCGTCGATTGATGATTCCGTAATGACCATCCCAACAGATCGATGTCCAGAGTGTAACAGTCAAATCACGTTCACACAAGGTGATGGATGCTACCTATCGAATATACGATTACAGGAAACGAGCAGCTCCACAAGCAAACCCACGTGA
- a CDS encoding type IV pilin has protein sequence MNGDNRGVIPVLGSILLVALVVVLAAVSAVFILNVEGSLGEPAPTAAFDTDEVSEETVSVAHEGGDPIARSNLNISGGTIDNAPETIAAGDTIEITPNNNSEQLRIIWEQDERTTSLSEFSAPVDDQTEDTDPDDELAVVTDTNATTTTPITNFDGDPSEAQYDELEAVNLSDPFTLAVEAPELAGEEMTNYAVTAYYDEFDEAPNDRLAGPSTPLSFDENGIAEVTIGSAGTDADVTTEIAVGSVGDDASLINTIEVPEATEQMAVETE, from the coding sequence ATGAATGGGGACAATCGGGGGGTTATTCCAGTCCTTGGATCAATCTTATTAGTTGCACTTGTCGTTGTGCTTGCGGCTGTTAGTGCCGTATTTATTCTGAATGTTGAAGGATCGCTCGGTGAACCTGCTCCGACAGCTGCATTTGACACCGATGAAGTTAGTGAAGAGACTGTCTCAGTTGCTCATGAAGGAGGCGATCCAATTGCTCGATCAAATCTAAATATCAGTGGTGGAACAATCGACAACGCCCCCGAAACGATTGCAGCCGGAGATACCATTGAGATAACACCAAATAACAACAGTGAACAACTCAGAATTATCTGGGAGCAGGATGAACGTACCACGTCACTATCTGAATTCTCGGCTCCAGTGGATGATCAAACAGAAGATACAGACCCTGATGACGAACTCGCTGTTGTTACGGACACGAATGCTACCACAACCACACCGATAACTAATTTCGACGGAGACCCAAGTGAAGCACAGTACGATGAGCTTGAGGCAGTGAATCTATCAGATCCATTTACTCTTGCTGTTGAGGCCCCTGAACTCGCTGGTGAAGAAATGACTAACTACGCGGTGACGGCCTACTACGATGAGTTTGATGAAGCACCAAACGATCGATTGGCTGGCCCGTCTACACCCCTCTCATTTGATGAAAACGGGATTGCCGAGGTTACAATTGGAAGTGCAGGTACCGATGCAGATGTGACTACAGAGATAGCAGTTGGATCTGTCGGTGACGATGCATCGCTGA
- the hypD gene encoding hydrogenase formation protein HypD has protein sequence MTSLGDLKYRDTQKAEELADTIDEQMDSIDRDIEVMHVCGSHEQVIAKFGLRELLPSSLSVTMGPGCPVCVTNMPEVDEAVALAESGKLVATYGDMFRVPGSSKSLADAKANGASVEVVYSASDAVTLAEENPDQDVIFFATGFETTAASTAAVLQSNPPDNFYVLSAHKYVPPAMEVVAEMPSTDVDAFLAAGHAATITGYELFGSVAKRHDIPVVVGGFEPIDVLYGVQEILELVECDQVAVKNAYPRCVSKEGNKAAMQAIEQVFERTSGEWRGIANIPDANFTIRDEYHQHSARQQFETESVSDNTDMLTDQCICGDIMAGISSPDDCDLFGEECTPDNPVGACMVSDEGACKIKLEYGGLPEL, from the coding sequence ATGACGAGTTTAGGAGACCTGAAATACCGTGACACACAGAAAGCAGAGGAATTAGCTGATACAATCGACGAGCAGATGGATTCCATCGACCGTGATATCGAAGTCATGCACGTATGTGGAAGTCATGAACAGGTGATCGCTAAGTTCGGCCTGCGTGAACTGCTACCTTCTTCACTCTCCGTAACAATGGGCCCAGGGTGTCCGGTATGTGTCACGAATATGCCTGAAGTAGACGAAGCGGTAGCCCTTGCCGAATCAGGTAAACTGGTTGCAACATACGGCGATATGTTCCGTGTTCCTGGATCTTCCAAAAGCTTAGCTGACGCCAAAGCAAATGGCGCGTCTGTTGAGGTTGTCTACAGTGCAAGCGATGCAGTAACTCTCGCAGAAGAGAATCCGGACCAAGATGTTATATTCTTTGCGACGGGATTTGAAACAACAGCAGCTTCGACGGCTGCTGTGCTTCAAAGCAATCCACCAGATAATTTCTACGTTCTTTCTGCACACAAGTACGTTCCCCCTGCAATGGAAGTAGTCGCCGAAATGCCATCGACAGATGTTGATGCATTTTTAGCTGCTGGACACGCCGCAACGATTACCGGATATGAGTTGTTCGGATCGGTTGCTAAACGGCACGACATACCGGTGGTCGTGGGAGGGTTCGAACCGATTGACGTTCTATATGGTGTTCAAGAAATCTTAGAATTAGTTGAATGCGACCAAGTGGCAGTAAAAAATGCATATCCTCGATGTGTCTCAAAAGAGGGCAACAAAGCAGCTATGCAGGCTATTGAGCAAGTGTTTGAACGCACCTCAGGAGAATGGCGAGGGATCGCCAACATCCCAGATGCAAACTTTACTATCCGAGATGAGTATCACCAGCACAGTGCTAGACAGCAATTTGAAACTGAGTCGGTGTCAGATAACACGGATATGTTGACCGATCAGTGTATCTGTGGGGATATTATGGCTGGCATCTCGTCTCCGGATGATTGTGATCTCTTTGGCGAGGAATGCACACCAGATAATCCGGTTGGAGCCTGCATGGTCTCTGATGAGGGGGCTTGTAAAATTAAACTCGAATATGGAGGGTTACCGGAACTATGA